The Providencia rettgeri genome includes a window with the following:
- the betP_1 gene encoding Glycine betaine transporter BetP, whose protein sequence is MMNHKKSVFYVSLAFSLALISFGAFIPDKLEAFSHSALSFIYNNLGWFILGSVFIFFSFCMFLGFSKFGHIRLGDDNDKPEYSTVTWIAMLFSASIGISLMFWGVAEPVSYYISPPVGQGSTEQSAKAAMQYVYLHWGVSAWACYALVGVALGYFQFRKKLPSSLSSVFYPLIGDRIYGSVGKWINILVMLSVVIGIATSLGFGTLQVNSGMNYLWGLPISIYVQIGLIAIITVVYVASTISGLQGAIKHLSNLNIILALGLMAFIFLSGPTQTILKVLFQGIGDYVQNFVSMSFRTEPYNDGTWIANWTLFYFGWWIAWAPLVGSFVARISKGRTIKEFMIGAVFIPVLSAFAWFAVMGGSAIHLIQNLGQTALADAVKTDVTSALFKFLDYFPASTFISVLAIVLVLIFFITSANSAVFVLGMVSENGNPNPSHVTKTIWGVIIAAIAIVLIMTGGLSGLQSALVAMAVPLSIMMLIMCYSTYKGLNEEVNAQAAAKKELKDNIQIISKPILPEIEK, encoded by the coding sequence ATGATGAATCACAAAAAATCCGTATTTTACGTGTCGCTAGCCTTTAGTCTGGCGTTAATCAGTTTTGGGGCATTTATTCCTGATAAACTGGAAGCTTTTTCACATTCCGCCTTAAGTTTTATCTATAACAATCTAGGTTGGTTTATCCTAGGTTCCGTTTTTATCTTTTTCAGCTTTTGTATGTTTCTTGGATTTTCCAAATTTGGTCACATACGTCTTGGTGATGACAATGATAAGCCGGAATACAGCACAGTCACTTGGATTGCGATGTTATTCAGTGCCTCAATTGGTATCAGTTTGATGTTCTGGGGAGTGGCAGAGCCTGTTTCCTATTATATCAGCCCACCAGTTGGTCAAGGTTCAACAGAACAGTCGGCCAAAGCAGCCATGCAATATGTCTATCTACACTGGGGGGTTTCCGCATGGGCGTGTTATGCACTCGTCGGCGTGGCTTTGGGCTATTTCCAATTTAGGAAAAAGCTCCCGTCGTCACTTAGTTCTGTTTTCTATCCCTTAATTGGGGATCGGATCTACGGCTCTGTCGGGAAATGGATCAATATATTGGTGATGTTATCCGTCGTTATTGGTATCGCCACATCATTAGGTTTTGGTACACTACAAGTTAACAGTGGTATGAATTACTTATGGGGATTGCCCATTAGTATTTATGTACAAATTGGTTTGATTGCTATCATTACTGTTGTTTATGTTGCTTCGACAATTTCCGGGCTACAAGGGGCAATAAAACACCTATCAAACTTAAATATCATACTTGCTCTAGGATTGATGGCATTTATCTTTCTATCTGGCCCAACCCAAACTATCTTAAAAGTCTTATTCCAAGGCATAGGAGACTACGTCCAAAATTTTGTCAGCATGTCATTTCGCACTGAACCCTATAATGACGGTACTTGGATTGCTAACTGGACACTGTTTTACTTTGGTTGGTGGATAGCATGGGCACCGCTAGTTGGCAGCTTTGTGGCTCGTATATCGAAAGGAAGAACAATCAAAGAATTTATGATTGGCGCAGTATTTATTCCTGTATTAAGTGCTTTTGCTTGGTTTGCAGTCATGGGTGGGTCAGCAATCCATCTTATTCAAAATCTAGGCCAAACAGCACTGGCTGATGCCGTAAAAACCGATGTCACATCCGCATTGTTTAAGTTCTTAGACTATTTCCCTGCATCGACATTTATTAGTGTTTTAGCCATTGTCTTAGTGCTGATTTTCTTTATTACTTCTGCTAACTCAGCGGTATTTGTACTGGGAATGGTCAGCGAAAATGGGAACCCAAATCCGTCTCATGTCACTAAAACTATTTGGGGAGTCATTATTGCAGCAATCGCGATCGTGCTAATTATGACAGGTGGATTATCAGGTTTGCAATCCGCACTGGTTGCTATGGCGGTGCCATTATCCATCATGATGCTAATTATGTGTTACTCCACCTATAAAGGCCTCAATGAAGAAGTCAATGCACAAGCTGCAGCCAAAAAAGAGTTAAAAGATAATATCCAAATAATTAGTAAACCTATTCTTCCTGAAATTGAAAAATAA
- the holD gene encoding DNA polymerase III subunit psi, producing MTRRDRLLEQMGITQWMVRNPAVLRGERGVRIPASTKLIIITDENLDLNSQLLKDVFLSMNIAQDDVVCVNSEQLGLIPTPIITPCWVLGDEIQPEGSKVMFTSPVLSELSTSCSAKRALWKQIYQYDENFNTKAI from the coding sequence ATGACACGACGTGACAGGCTTTTAGAACAAATGGGGATCACTCAATGGATGGTGAGAAATCCTGCTGTGTTACGTGGTGAACGTGGTGTAAGGATCCCAGCGTCGACTAAGCTTATTATTATTACTGATGAGAACCTTGATTTAAATAGCCAATTGCTAAAAGATGTTTTTCTTTCCATGAATATTGCACAGGACGATGTGGTTTGTGTCAATTCAGAGCAATTAGGTTTAATCCCAACACCAATAATAACACCATGTTGGGTATTAGGTGATGAAATCCAGCCTGAAGGTTCAAAAGTCATGTTTACTTCACCTGTTTTGTCTGAGCTAAGTACAAGCTGTAGCGCTAAACGGGCACTATGGAAACAAATTTATCAATATGATGAAAATTTCAACACTAAAGCAATCTGA
- the ypeA_1 gene encoding Acetyltransferase YpeA: MMKISTLKQSDLATAYLIEKLSHDFPWTERVFYGNQGEKYHNLKISVNNQIIGYAITQCVLDEATLFNIALHPDYQGKGYGRLLLEELIKELIKKGILTLWLEVRESNASALHLYDKLGFHQVTVRKDYYPAKKGREDALVLALTLFSDE, from the coding sequence ATGATGAAAATTTCAACACTAAAGCAATCTGATCTTGCAACTGCGTACTTAATTGAGAAGTTAAGCCATGACTTTCCATGGACTGAGCGAGTTTTTTATGGAAATCAAGGGGAAAAGTATCATAACTTAAAAATTTCTGTTAATAATCAAATTATTGGTTATGCGATAACACAATGTGTTCTTGATGAGGCGACCCTATTCAATATTGCTCTCCACCCTGATTACCAAGGGAAAGGGTATGGCCGCTTGTTGCTAGAAGAGCTTATCAAGGAACTCATAAAGAAAGGCATTCTCACATTATGGTTAGAAGTGAGAGAATCAAATGCATCTGCTTTGCATCTATACGATAAGCTAGGTTTTCACCAAGTAACGGTACGTAAAGATTACTACCCTGCCAAAAAAGGCCGAGAAGATGCTTTAGTACTTGCTTTAACTCTATTTTCCGATGAATAA